Proteins from a genomic interval of Sphingopyxis sp. QXT-31:
- a CDS encoding methyltransferase domain-containing protein, with amino-acid sequence MSPPPVPLFSATRLRAQRDRLAKLAPGADFLAPIIAESLTDRLAMVTRSFPRALLIGGHDPALAAHLRAAGSDVTILEAGTRLAATTGALVGEADAIDLPFESFDLILWPGGLDSVNDVPGALVRLRALLAPDGLLLGSFVGDGSLAKLRRAVMADGVRSIARLHPQIDLAAMGNLLQRTGFSLPVVDVEALSVRYGDWFALVRDLRAAGLASRLAAAPPPLTREEVAHIALAFAAQADPDGRVAETFRLIHFSGWAPHPDQPRPARRGSGTASLADALKPNG; translated from the coding sequence ATGTCGCCGCCCCCCGTCCCGCTTTTCTCCGCCACACGCCTGCGCGCCCAGCGCGACCGCCTCGCGAAACTGGCGCCGGGCGCAGATTTCCTCGCGCCGATCATCGCCGAAAGCCTCACCGACCGGCTGGCGATGGTCACGCGCAGCTTCCCGCGCGCGCTGCTGATCGGCGGACACGACCCAGCGCTCGCGGCGCATCTGCGCGCTGCGGGCAGCGACGTGACGATTCTCGAGGCCGGGACCCGCCTCGCGGCGACCACGGGCGCGCTGGTCGGCGAAGCCGATGCGATCGACCTGCCCTTCGAAAGCTTCGACCTGATCCTCTGGCCCGGCGGGCTCGACAGCGTCAACGACGTACCCGGCGCGCTGGTGCGGCTGCGCGCGCTGCTCGCGCCCGACGGATTGCTGCTCGGCAGCTTCGTCGGCGACGGCAGCCTCGCGAAGCTGCGCCGCGCGGTGATGGCCGACGGGGTGCGCTCGATCGCGCGCCTGCATCCGCAGATCGATCTCGCGGCGATGGGCAATCTGCTCCAGCGCACCGGCTTCTCGCTGCCCGTGGTCGATGTCGAGGCGCTGAGCGTGCGCTACGGCGACTGGTTCGCGCTCGTCCGCGACCTACGCGCCGCAGGGCTGGCGAGCCGGCTCGCCGCCGCGCCGCCGCCGCTCACGCGCGAAGAGGTCGCCCATATCGCGCTCGCCTTTGCGGCGCAGGCCGACCCCGACGGCCGCGTCGCCGAAACCTTCCGCCTGATCCATTTCAGCGGCTGGGCGCCGCACCCCGACCAGCCGCGCCCCGCGCGGCGCGGCAGCGGGACAGCGTCATTGGCCGACGCACTCAAACCAAATGGCTAG
- a CDS encoding (deoxy)nucleoside triphosphate pyrophosphohydrolase, whose translation MVDRDGRVLVQQRPPGTSMAGLWEFPGGKLEPGETPEAALIRELAEELGIEVDHACLAPACFASEPLGERHLLLLVYALRKWKGVPEARHATALRWVRPVELYALDMPPADRPLIGLLEALL comes from the coding sequence ATGGTCGATCGCGACGGCCGGGTGCTTGTCCAGCAGCGGCCGCCGGGCACGTCGATGGCCGGGCTGTGGGAGTTCCCCGGCGGCAAGCTGGAGCCGGGCGAGACGCCCGAGGCGGCGCTGATCCGCGAGCTCGCCGAGGAACTGGGGATCGAGGTCGACCATGCGTGCCTCGCTCCCGCCTGTTTTGCGAGCGAGCCGCTGGGCGAACGGCATCTGCTGCTGCTTGTCTATGCGCTGCGCAAATGGAAAGGCGTGCCGGAGGCGCGGCACGCGACGGCGCTGCGCTGGGTGCGTCCCGTCGAACTCTATGCGCTCGACATGCCCCCGGCCGACCGGCCGCTGATCGGGCTGCTCGAGGCTTTGCTCTAG
- a CDS encoding Flp family type IVb pilin — MRSTRAATAVEYGLILALIFVAASVAMTNVGKSASSMWNNVATKSTSVL, encoded by the coding sequence ATGCGGTCGACCAGAGCCGCCACAGCTGTCGAATATGGGCTGATACTCGCATTGATCTTCGTGGCCGCCAGCGTCGCGATGACCAACGTCGGCAAATCGGCCAGCTCCATGTGGAACAACGTCGCGACGAAAAGTACGTCTGTCCTGTAA
- a CDS encoding Flp family type IVb pilin: MKFIKKFIRDNKAATAIEYGLIAALIAVAGITAMTSVGKGVSNTFNNVNAKL; this comes from the coding sequence ATGAAGTTCATCAAAAAGTTCATTCGCGACAACAAAGCCGCCACCGCCATCGAATATGGCCTGATCGCCGCTCTGATCGCCGTTGCCGGCATCACCGCGATGACCTCGGTTGGTAAGGGCGTGAGCAACACGTTCAACAACGTCAACGCCAAGCTCTAA